Proteins from one Bacteroides zhangwenhongii genomic window:
- a CDS encoding DUF3408 domain-containing protein, which yields MAKKRNYENDEAFKNFRIEDYLPEMKWREQEAKASAQKQEATTVEAALFPPLDGTDTAAMQDTVSDADRPNEPEKRDAPDGKTADKTSVEDVDAPTGQTVARRISGKQRRLSLEEYRATYLKVPKLVNRKPVFVSEEVRDELDRIVGNFGKRGMSASGLIENLVRLHLDSYREDFGQWRKL from the coding sequence ATGGCAAAGAAAAGAAACTACGAGAATGACGAAGCATTCAAGAATTTCAGGATAGAGGACTACCTGCCTGAAATGAAATGGCGTGAGCAGGAGGCAAAGGCTTCCGCACAGAAACAGGAAGCAACCACGGTAGAGGCTGCACTCTTCCCTCCGCTGGATGGGACAGACACAGCTGCAATGCAGGATACGGTGTCCGATGCAGACCGACCTAACGAGCCTGAAAAACGGGATGCACCGGACGGAAAAACGGCAGATAAAACCTCTGTTGAGGATGTCGATGCTCCCACGGGGCAGACTGTCGCCAGACGTATCAGCGGCAAACAGCGCAGGCTTTCGTTGGAGGAGTACCGCGCCACCTACCTGAAAGTCCCGAAGCTTGTCAACCGCAAGCCCGTGTTCGTCAGCGAGGAGGTGCGTGACGAGCTGGACAGGATTGTCGGCAACTTCGGAAAGCGCGGCATGAGCGCATCGGGGCTGATTGAAAACCTCGTCCGTCTGCACCTCGACAGCTACCGTGAGGACTTCGGGCAGTGGCGCAAGCTCTGA
- a CDS encoding helix-turn-helix domain-containing protein, translating to MEIVSIERKTFEAMVAKFDRFVSRMDAICHRHGEKKMSEWMDNQDVCRMLNISPRTLQTLRDNGTLAYSQINHKTYYRPEDVQRIVPVVEDRRKEARFKGRTI from the coding sequence ATGGAAATCGTATCAATCGAAAGAAAGACCTTTGAGGCGATGGTCGCCAAGTTCGACCGCTTCGTCAGCCGGATGGATGCCATCTGCCATCGGCACGGTGAAAAGAAAATGAGTGAGTGGATGGACAATCAGGACGTGTGCCGGATGCTCAACATCAGCCCACGAACATTGCAGACACTTCGGGACAACGGCACGTTGGCTTATTCACAGATAAATCACAAGACCTATTACCGTCCCGAAGATGTGCAACGCATCGTCCCCGTCGTGGAGGACAGGCGGAAAGAAGCAAGGTTCAAAGGCAGAACTATATAA
- a CDS encoding helix-turn-helix domain-containing protein, producing MNELINKDNEWIIHFMGSLDRLLVNVEHLTANYRPTLNGERFFTDKEVSARLKVSRRTLQDYRNEGRIAYIQLGGKILYRESDIERMLADGYRSAYRLTAT from the coding sequence ATGAATGAATTGATAAACAAGGACAACGAGTGGATAATCCACTTCATGGGTAGCCTTGACCGTCTTCTGGTCAACGTAGAGCATCTGACCGCCAACTACCGCCCGACACTGAACGGGGAGCGTTTCTTCACCGACAAGGAGGTATCAGCTCGGTTGAAGGTGAGCCGCCGGACGCTTCAGGACTACCGTAACGAGGGACGTATTGCCTATATCCAATTGGGCGGCAAAATCCTCTACCGTGAATCCGACATCGAAAGGATGCTGGCTGACGGCTACCGTTCCGCATACCGACTGACGGCAACCTGA
- a CDS encoding site-specific integrase: MRSTFSLLPYINRSKVRADGTTAVLCRITIDGKQTAISTGIYCRPEDWNSKKNEIKAIRENNRLREYLRLTEEAYAEILKSQGVVSAEMLKNHISLNNIHPTTLLQMGEWERERLKRHSEEIDSTSSYRASMYYQKYLTDFIVSIGKKDIPLEEVTEDFGKSYKAHLKKCKNFGVSQTNHCLRWLNRLLYLAVDKEIIRVNPCEDLEYETKPEARHRYISREEFRKILSTPMYDKRMELARRAFIFSSLTGLAYVDIKLLHPHHIGTNAEGRRYIRINRKKTKVEAFIPLHPIAEQILSLYNTTDDEKSVFPLPNRDALWFEVHELGVTIGKEENLTYHQSRHSFGTFLISADIPIESIAKMMGHSNIRTTQGYARITDDKISKDMDKLMERRKKISAGEKKKS, from the coding sequence ATGCGAAGCACATTTTCATTATTACCCTACATCAACCGCAGCAAAGTGAGGGCTGACGGCACGACCGCCGTACTCTGCCGTATAACCATTGACGGCAAGCAGACTGCCATAAGCACAGGCATCTATTGCCGCCCCGAAGATTGGAACAGCAAGAAGAATGAGATAAAGGCCATCAGGGAGAACAACCGCTTGCGGGAATACCTGCGTCTGACGGAAGAAGCCTATGCCGAGATACTTAAATCGCAAGGCGTGGTCAGTGCCGAGATGTTGAAGAACCATATCTCCCTGAACAACATCCATCCGACCACTTTATTGCAAATGGGTGAATGGGAACGCGAGCGGTTGAAGAGGCATTCCGAAGAGATTGATTCCACATCCTCCTATCGGGCTTCAATGTACTACCAAAAGTACCTGACGGACTTTATAGTGTCAATCGGGAAAAAGGATATTCCTCTTGAAGAAGTGACGGAGGATTTCGGCAAGTCTTACAAAGCCCACTTGAAGAAATGCAAGAACTTCGGGGTGTCACAGACCAACCATTGCCTGCGTTGGCTGAACAGGCTGTTGTACCTTGCGGTCGATAAGGAGATTATCCGTGTAAATCCCTGCGAGGACTTGGAGTATGAGACAAAGCCGGAGGCAAGGCATAGGTACATCAGTCGCGAGGAGTTCAGGAAGATACTTTCCACGCCGATGTATGACAAGCGGATGGAACTGGCAAGACGAGCATTCATCTTTTCGAGCCTGACGGGACTGGCGTATGTGGACATCAAACTTCTTCATCCCCATCATATCGGGACAAATGCGGAGGGCAGACGGTATATTCGCATCAACCGCAAGAAGACAAAGGTGGAGGCGTTCATCCCCTTGCATCCCATAGCGGAGCAGATATTGTCGTTGTATAACACAACTGATGATGAGAAGTCCGTGTTTCCTCTTCCCAACCGTGATGCCCTATGGTTTGAGGTTCACGAGTTGGGAGTAACCATAGGAAAAGAGGAAAACTTGACCTATCATCAAAGTCGGCACAGCTTCGGAACATTCCTGATTTCTGCGGACATTCCGATTGAGAGTATCGCCAAGATGATGGGACACTCCAATATCAGGACGACACAGGGATATGCACGGATAACTGATGATAAAATCTCCAAAGACATGGACAAACTGATGGAGCGAAGAAAGAAAATATCGGCTGGCGAAAAGAAAAAATCATAA
- a CDS encoding site-specific integrase has protein sequence MKVEKFKVLLYLKKSGLDKSGKAPIMGRITVNRTMAQFSCKLSCTPELWNPRESRLNGKSKEAVETNAKIEKLLLAVNNAFDSLVSRKVDFDATDVKNHFQGSMETQMTLMRMTDVVCDDLKARIGIDRAKGTYPGYHYMRLTLGEFIKHQYKVKDLAFGQLTEQFIHDYQAFVMENKGYAIDTVRHHLAILKKICRLAYKEGYADRIHFRHFTLPKKTETTPRALSRKSFERIRDVEIPAYRKSHMLARDMFLFGCYTGVCYADVVSITHENLYTDEGGALWLKYRRKKNELRASVKLLPEAIALIEKYHSEDRDTLFPLLHWPNLRRHMKALAALAGIKDDLCYHQARHSFASLITLEAGVPIETISRMLGHSDISTTQVYARVSPQKLFEDMDKFIEATQDFKLTL, from the coding sequence ATGAAAGTAGAAAAATTCAAGGTGCTGCTCTACCTCAAAAAGAGCGGACTGGACAAGTCGGGCAAGGCTCCCATCATGGGACGTATCACCGTGAACCGCACGATGGCGCAGTTCAGTTGCAAGCTGTCCTGCACTCCCGAACTGTGGAATCCCCGTGAAAGCCGTCTGAACGGCAAGAGCAAGGAGGCGGTGGAAACCAATGCCAAGATTGAGAAACTGCTGTTGGCGGTGAACAACGCCTTCGACAGCCTTGTGAGCCGTAAGGTAGATTTTGATGCCACCGATGTGAAAAATCATTTTCAAGGTAGTATGGAAACACAGATGACCCTCATGCGAATGACGGATGTTGTCTGTGATGACCTCAAAGCCCGTATCGGCATAGACCGCGCGAAAGGGACTTATCCCGGCTATCACTATATGCGTCTGACCCTCGGAGAGTTCATCAAGCATCAGTACAAGGTCAAGGATTTGGCATTCGGGCAACTGACGGAACAGTTCATCCACGACTATCAGGCATTCGTTATGGAAAACAAGGGCTATGCGATAGATACCGTCCGCCATCATCTTGCCATCCTGAAGAAGATATGCCGTCTGGCTTATAAGGAGGGGTATGCCGACAGAATCCACTTCCGGCATTTTACCTTGCCGAAGAAGACTGAAACGACACCGCGGGCATTGAGCCGTAAATCGTTTGAGAGAATCCGTGATGTGGAAATACCTGCTTACCGCAAATCCCACATGCTGGCAAGGGATATGTTTCTCTTCGGGTGCTACACCGGGGTCTGTTATGCGGATGTTGTCTCTATTACCCATGAGAATCTGTATACTGATGAGGGCGGGGCTTTGTGGCTGAAGTATCGAAGAAAGAAAAACGAACTCCGTGCCAGCGTGAAACTGTTGCCCGAAGCGATTGCGCTGATTGAGAAGTATCACAGTGAGGACAGGGACACACTGTTCCCTTTATTGCATTGGCCAAACCTCCGAAGGCACATGAAGGCGTTGGCGGCATTGGCTGGCATTAAAGACGACTTGTGCTATCATCAGGCAAGGCACAGTTTCGCCTCGTTAATCACGCTCGAAGCAGGTGTGCCGATTGAGACCATCAGCCGGATGCTGGGGCACTCCGACATTTCCACCACTCAGGTATATGCCCGTGTCAGTCCCCAAAAACTGTTCGAGGACATGGACAAGTTCATAGAGGCGACCCAGGATTTCAAATTAACCCTATAA
- a CDS encoding MATE family efflux transporter, whose product MNYTYKQIWLINFPVMMSILMEQLINITDAIFLGHVGEVELGASALAGIYYLAVYMLGFGFSIGLQVMIARRNGEQHYKETGRTFFQGLYFLSGMAVILCLLILFVSPFILRRLITSDEIYRAVIHYLDWRSFGLLFSFPFLAFRSFLVGITTTKALSAAAIMAICINIPFNYLLIFKLNLGISGAAMASSLAEFGAFVVLLLYMWVRVDKVKYGLKVVYDGKLLIKLLRLSVWSMLHSFISVAPWFLFFVAIEHLGKTELAISNITRSVSTVFFVIVNSFASTTGALVSNLIGAGAGKELFPVCRKVLKLGYVVGLPLIGIALWSNQWIVGFYTNNDNLVRLAFYPFIVMLLNYAFALPGYVYINAVTGTGKTKLAFIFQLITILVYLIYLYLLSECFHASLTVYMTAEYLFVILLGIQSVIYLKRKSN is encoded by the coding sequence ATGAATTATACATATAAGCAAATATGGCTCATCAACTTTCCTGTGATGATGAGCATTCTGATGGAACAATTAATCAATATTACCGACGCTATTTTCCTGGGGCATGTGGGAGAAGTCGAACTGGGAGCTTCTGCGCTTGCCGGAATCTATTATTTGGCTGTTTATATGCTGGGCTTCGGATTCAGCATCGGGCTGCAGGTAATGATTGCCCGGAGAAATGGGGAACAACATTATAAAGAGACGGGACGTACATTTTTTCAGGGATTATATTTCCTGTCGGGGATGGCAGTCATTCTTTGTTTGCTGATTTTGTTTGTTTCTCCATTTATCTTACGCCGGTTGATAACTTCGGATGAGATTTACCGGGCAGTGATTCATTATCTGGATTGGCGTAGCTTCGGTTTGTTGTTCTCATTTCCTTTTTTAGCTTTCCGGTCTTTTCTGGTAGGGATAACAACGACCAAAGCATTGTCCGCAGCAGCTATCATGGCTATCTGTATCAATATTCCTTTTAACTATCTGCTGATATTCAAACTGAATCTGGGTATATCCGGGGCGGCGATGGCTTCTTCTTTGGCAGAGTTCGGAGCTTTTGTCGTACTCCTATTATATATGTGGGTGAGGGTAGATAAAGTGAAATATGGGCTGAAGGTCGTTTATGATGGGAAATTGTTAATAAAGTTGTTGAGGCTATCTGTATGGAGTATGCTTCACTCTTTTATCAGCGTTGCTCCCTGGTTTCTGTTCTTCGTTGCTATTGAGCATCTGGGAAAGACAGAGCTTGCTATTTCCAATATTACCCGTAGTGTTTCTACCGTCTTTTTTGTGATAGTCAATTCTTTTGCATCCACTACGGGAGCGTTAGTCAGTAATTTGATTGGAGCGGGAGCGGGGAAAGAACTTTTTCCTGTTTGTCGTAAAGTTCTTAAGCTGGGCTATGTGGTGGGACTTCCGTTGATAGGGATAGCTCTTTGGAGCAATCAATGGATTGTCGGATTTTATACGAATAACGATAATCTGGTGAGATTAGCTTTCTATCCTTTTATAGTTATGCTGTTGAATTATGCTTTTGCACTGCCCGGATATGTTTATATTAATGCTGTTACCGGTACAGGAAAGACGAAGCTCGCTTTTATCTTCCAGTTAATCACTATTCTGGTATATTTGATTTATCTGTATCTGTTAAGTGAATGTTTTCATGCTTCTCTGACTGTGTATATGACGGCAGAATATCTGTTTGTTATTTTATTAGGGATACAATCTGTCATTTACTTAAAGAGGAAATCCAACTAG
- a CDS encoding amino acid kinase family protein — translation MKVCKFEKIKDEDGMKQVINCIQKEHPYVAVVPILAQLQEWLQAISISWFHEEDEASHATVNAIEAYCYALANHLITDSHLNQEIKNRILECIKKIHILVEDKADLLIDKMIKAEVYGLSSDLFTYCLRQQGLRAQTLDTGKLIQINLERKPDIPYIQESIQQYIDEHRNVDIFIAPLSICRNVYGEIDFMSEQRNDYYATVLATLFKADEILLSTPINHIYANRNCLREQHSLTYIEAEQLINSGVHLLYADCITLAARSNIIIRLTDTHDLSTERLYISSHDTGNSVKAILSQDSATFVRFTSLNVLPGYLFMGKILEVINKYQINVISMASSNVSISMMLTASRDTLRIIQRELHKYAEMVMDENMSVIHIIGSLHWERTQVESHIMDTIKDIPVSLISYGGSDHCFTLSVHTTDKNRLISSLSRQFFESQCAA, via the coding sequence ATGAAAGTTTGTAAATTCGAGAAAATTAAAGATGAGGATGGAATGAAGCAAGTAATCAATTGTATTCAGAAAGAACATCCTTATGTAGCTGTAGTCCCTATATTGGCACAATTACAGGAGTGGTTACAGGCTATTTCCATCAGTTGGTTTCACGAAGAAGATGAAGCTTCTCATGCCACAGTCAATGCCATCGAAGCATATTGCTATGCCCTTGCCAATCATCTCATTACAGATTCGCACCTAAATCAGGAAATTAAAAACCGGATTCTGGAGTGCATAAAGAAAATACATATACTTGTAGAAGACAAAGCAGATTTACTGATTGATAAAATGATAAAAGCGGAAGTATACGGATTATCCAGCGATTTATTCACTTATTGCTTACGTCAACAGGGTCTTCGTGCCCAAACATTAGATACCGGCAAACTTATACAGATCAATCTGGAAAGAAAGCCGGATATCCCATATATTCAGGAATCTATCCAACAATACATTGACGAGCACCGGAATGTGGATATTTTTATCGCCCCACTTTCCATTTGCAGAAATGTGTATGGTGAAATAGACTTCATGAGCGAACAACGCAATGATTACTATGCAACAGTGCTTGCCACCCTATTCAAAGCGGACGAAATACTGTTATCCACCCCTATCAATCATATCTACGCAAACCGGAATTGCCTGCGAGAACAACATTCACTAACCTACATAGAAGCCGAACAACTGATTAACAGCGGAGTACACCTGCTCTACGCAGATTGTATCACCCTTGCGGCACGCTCTAATATAATTATCCGCCTAACCGATACACACGATCTGTCAACAGAACGCCTCTATATATCTTCCCATGACACAGGCAACAGTGTCAAGGCCATCCTCTCACAGGATTCGGCTACCTTTGTACGTTTTACCTCATTAAATGTATTGCCCGGATATTTATTTATGGGTAAGATATTGGAAGTTATCAACAAATATCAAATCAATGTCATCTCAATGGCCTCATCCAATGTATCCATCTCGATGATGCTGACAGCCAGCCGGGACACCCTGCGAATCATTCAAAGGGAACTACATAAATATGCCGAAATGGTTATGGACGAAAATATGTCTGTAATACATATCATCGGCTCCCTTCATTGGGAACGCACACAAGTAGAAAGCCATATTATGGATACTATCAAAGATATCCCCGTATCTCTCATTTCTTATGGAGGAAGCGATCATTGTTTCACACTATCTGTACATACCACAGATAAAAACAGACTGATTAGTTCGCTATCCAGACAATTTTTCGAGAGTCAGTGCGCAGCCTGA
- the proC gene encoding pyrroline-5-carboxylate reductase codes for MKIAIIGAGHIGSAIVTCLAQGHLYNKKDIIVSNPNIDKLERLQEHFPAIHITTDNQQAISEAEVIVLAINPWKVDEVLSPLRFSRTQILVSLVSGVCISHLAHLTEAEMPIFRAVPNMAITERSSLTLIASRGTDKEYQQLIKQIFDEGGKCLFLQEKQLDTTSALTSSGIAFALKYMQAVMQAGIELGIPGKDAMQMAAYSMEGATELILNHNTHPLLEIEKVTTPGGTTIKGLNELEHKGFTSSIIQAIKSSATTLIDKEEEDAKIFR; via the coding sequence ATGAAAATAGCTATTATAGGAGCCGGACACATAGGGAGTGCAATTGTCACTTGTCTGGCGCAAGGACATCTTTACAATAAAAAAGACATTATTGTCTCCAATCCAAATATCGATAAACTGGAGAGACTGCAAGAACATTTCCCGGCAATACACATAACGACCGATAATCAACAAGCCATATCGGAAGCCGAAGTAATCGTCCTCGCCATCAATCCCTGGAAAGTAGATGAAGTATTATCTCCTCTACGTTTCTCACGTACACAAATCCTCGTATCTCTCGTGTCCGGAGTATGTATCTCCCACCTGGCTCATTTGACAGAAGCCGAGATGCCTATCTTTCGGGCAGTTCCCAATATGGCCATTACAGAACGTTCCAGCCTCACTTTGATAGCTTCCCGCGGAACCGATAAAGAATATCAGCAATTAATAAAACAGATATTTGACGAAGGAGGAAAATGCCTGTTCCTGCAAGAGAAACAACTAGATACCACTTCCGCATTAACCTCCAGCGGAATAGCTTTCGCCTTAAAATATATGCAAGCGGTTATGCAGGCAGGGATTGAGCTAGGAATTCCCGGCAAGGATGCCATGCAAATGGCAGCGTATAGCATGGAAGGAGCGACAGAACTGATTCTGAATCATAACACTCATCCGTTGCTGGAAATAGAGAAAGTAACCACTCCGGGCGGAACCACTATAAAAGGATTGAACGAACTGGAGCACAAAGGCTTCACTTCTTCTATTATTCAAGCCATCAAAAGCAGTGCCACAACTTTGATTGACAAAGAGGAAGAAGATGCAAAAATCTTCCGATAG
- a CDS encoding sigma-54-dependent transcriptional regulator, protein MSKILIVDDEIQIRSLLARMLELEGYEVCQAGDCKAAVKQLEVQSPDVVLCDVFLPDGNGVDLVLNIKKQAPNVEVILLTAHGNIPDGVQAIKNGAFDYITKGDDNNKIIPLISRAAEKARMNVRLEKLEKKVGQMYSFDSILGESKVLKEAISLAQKVSVTDVPVLLTGETGTGKEVFAQAIHYNSKRSKQNFVAVNCSSFSKELLESEMFGHKAGSFTGALKDKKGLFEEAHNGTIFLDEIGEMAFELQAKLLRILETGEYIKIGDTKPTRVNVRIIAATNRNLQEEIKEGRFREDLFYRLSVFQVHLPALRERAGDISILAAAFAKSFSEKLSYSISEMTPAFLEALEKQSWKGNIRELRNVIERSLIVCEGGRLDVCDLPLEIQNTHYECSDDSVGSFELAAMERRHIARVLEYTKGNKTEAARLLKIGLTTLYRKIEEYKI, encoded by the coding sequence ATGAGTAAGATTCTTATTGTTGACGATGAAATCCAGATTCGTAGCCTTTTGGCACGTATGCTGGAACTTGAAGGGTACGAAGTGTGTCAGGCTGGCGATTGTAAAGCTGCTGTCAAACAACTTGAAGTCCAATCGCCCGATGTGGTTCTGTGTGATGTTTTTCTTCCTGATGGGAATGGGGTGGATTTAGTGCTGAATATCAAGAAGCAGGCTCCTAATGTGGAAGTGATTCTTCTCACCGCACATGGCAATATTCCTGACGGGGTGCAGGCGATCAAGAATGGTGCATTCGATTATATAACGAAGGGAGATGATAATAATAAGATCATTCCTTTGATTAGTCGTGCTGCGGAGAAAGCAAGAATGAATGTCCGGTTGGAAAAACTGGAGAAGAAAGTCGGGCAGATGTATTCGTTCGATTCTATTTTAGGAGAATCGAAAGTGCTGAAAGAGGCTATCTCTTTGGCACAGAAGGTGTCTGTCACGGATGTTCCGGTATTACTTACCGGAGAGACCGGGACAGGAAAAGAGGTTTTTGCTCAGGCTATCCATTATAATAGTAAGCGGAGTAAACAGAATTTCGTAGCGGTTAACTGCTCCTCTTTTAGTAAGGAATTATTAGAGAGTGAGATGTTCGGGCACAAGGCGGGCTCATTTACCGGTGCTTTGAAAGATAAGAAAGGGCTTTTTGAGGAAGCTCATAACGGAACGATTTTTCTGGATGAGATAGGGGAAATGGCTTTTGAACTGCAAGCCAAGTTACTGCGTATTCTTGAAACCGGCGAGTATATAAAAATTGGTGACACAAAGCCTACCAGGGTGAATGTGCGTATCATTGCTGCAACGAACCGCAACCTGCAGGAAGAAATCAAAGAGGGACGTTTTCGTGAAGATTTGTTCTATCGTCTTTCTGTATTTCAGGTGCATCTCCCTGCACTTCGTGAGCGGGCAGGGGATATCAGTATTCTTGCAGCAGCTTTTGCCAAGAGCTTTTCCGAGAAACTTTCGTATTCTATTAGTGAGATGACTCCCGCTTTTCTGGAGGCTTTGGAGAAACAGTCTTGGAAAGGAAATATCCGCGAATTGCGAAATGTTATCGAGCGTAGCCTGATTGTCTGCGAAGGTGGGCGGTTGGATGTTTGCGATTTACCTTTGGAAATCCAAAACACTCATTATGAATGTTCGGATGATAGTGTAGGTAGTTTTGAGTTGGCCGCAATGGAACGCAGACATATTGCACGTGTGTTGGAATATACGAAAGGGAATAAAACGGAAGCTGCCCGTTTGTTGAAAATCGGACTTACCACCCTGTACCGGAAGATAGAGGAATATAAAATCTAA